One window from the genome of Pungitius pungitius chromosome 14, fPunPun2.1, whole genome shotgun sequence encodes:
- the plk4 gene encoding serine/threonine-protein kinase PLK4, which translates to MSVSIGDKIEDFKVLTLLGKGSFACVYRAKSVKTGLEVAIKTIEKKAMHKAGMVQRVINEVEIQCRLKHPSILELYNYFEDSNYVYLVLEMCHNGEMSRLLKERKMSFSEDEARHFMHQILKGMLYLHTHGILHRDLTLSNLLLTSNMNIKIADFGLATQLKLPNEKHFTMCGTPNYISPEVATHSAHGLESDVWSLGCMFYAFLMGHPPFDTDTVKHTLSKVVLGEYDMPSHISLEAQDLIHLLLQRDPGHRPSLSAVLDHPFMTQNRLLRTKELGMGEDGSMDSGIATISTACTSSTSAGSNSRLQRRTRHVIGSALPNRMMPIPTLPRQTNPGCYEDADQWQQHPADRFHREGRSRGVQGGDGGQPHSRYLRRAHSSECSGSSASGHGPSPAELGRCHSEENLTGLERTVFPMSSTPHPFSEHAKHSSPPGKQSQNPGYLFPSHTAHPPNSQFQDLEGVTNWLNNEGSGQRPTDNSTHSSSGGSFHSSRGPLAVHNSWTDKPVSRGVNPHHNLASNCDPYRENLPAAEFQPPRASELKLPSAKPRVAKEKKTLRDVVPPLCASRLKPIRQKTKNAVVSVLDTGEVCMELLKCHGGQERVKEVLRISCDGSMVTIYQPNGGKGFPVLDCPPAPPEDILICSYEDLPEKYWKKYQYASKFVQLVKSKTPKVTLYTKYAKVMLMENSPNADLEACFYDGAKTHKTSELVRVVEKSGKSYTVKGEAGLSGLSPESRLHVQLSDEGHSMCLSLEAAITAEEQRSTNKVPFFPITIGRRPANPDTPGSSSLPSHPVPPDTTSPPKPPQITPSMISYDGSDFTTASLSKKCSPLQQEVAQKTPGKVVKSIFVPNVGWASQLTSGEVWVQFNDGSQLVVQAGVSCITYTSPEGRITRYKENEKLPEHVKEKLHCLSTILGLLANPTAYHLQPH; encoded by the exons GCATGTGTTTACCGGGCCAAATCAGTGAAGACTGGTCTGGAGGTTGCTATCAAAACG ATTGAGAAAAAAGCAATGCACAAAGCTGGTATGGTCCAGCGTGTGATAAACGAGGTGGAGATTCAGTGCCGCTTGAAACATCCTTCTATACTCGAG CTGTACAACTACTTTGAAGACAGCAACTATGTGTACTTGGTGTTGGAGATGTGCCACAATGGGGAGATGAGTCGGCTCCTTAAAGAGCggaaaatgtctttttctgAGGATGAAG CAAGACATTTCATGCATCAAATATTGAAGGGGATGCTTTATTTGCACACCCACGGCATCCTGCATCGAGATCTGACGCTGTCGAACCTCCTGCTGACAAGCAACATGAACATCAAGATAGCAGACTTTGGCCTCGCCACTCAGCTCAAACTCCCAAACGAAAAGCACTTCACCATGTGTGGGACACCCAACTACATCTCCCCGGAGGTGGCCACTCACAGCGCCCATGGCCTTGAATCCGATGTCTGGTCCCTGGGGTGCATGTTCTACGCCTTTCTGATGGGTCACCCTCCGTTTGACACTGACACGGTCAAACACACTCTGTCTAAAGTGGTCCTCGGGGAGTATGATATGCCCAGCCATATTTCTCTAGAGGCTCAGGATCTGATCCATCTCCTGCTGCAGAGGGACCCCGGCCACCGTCCCAGCCTCTCTGCGGTGCTGGACCACCCGTTCATGACCCAGAACCGCCTGCTTAGGACCAAGGAGCTGGGGATGGGGGAGGACGGTTCCATGGACAGCGGCATTGCCACCATCTCCACggcctgcacctcctccacctcggccGGCAGCAATAGCCGCCTCCAGAGGAGAACCAGGCACGTGATTGGCTCAGCCCTTCCGAACCGAATGATGCCTATTCCAACCCTCCCACGCCAAACCAATCCCGGCTGTTATGAAGACGCTGACCAGTGGCAGCAGCATCCGGCGGACAGATTtcacagagaggggaggagcaggggggtTCAAGGTGGAGACGGCGGGCAGCCTCATTCTCGCTACCTGAGGAGGGCTCACTCTTCAGAATGCTCCGGCTCCTCGGCCTCGGGCCACGGGCCGAGCCCCGCTGAGCTCGGGAGATGTCACTCGGAGGAGAATCTTACTGGATTAGAAAGAACGGTCTTCCCGATGTCCTCCACTCCGCACCCATTTTCAGAGCACGCAAagcactcctccccccccggcaaACAGTCCCAGAA TCCCGGGTATTTGTTTCCCTCACACACTGCACATCCACCAAACTCGCAATTTCAAGACCTGGAGGGAGTTACCAACTGGCTCAACAACGAGG GTTCTGGGCAGAGACCCACAGACAACAGCACtcacagcagcagcggcggcagcttCCACAGCAGCAGAGGTCCTTTGGCCGTCCACAATTCCTGGACAGACAAACCCGTGAGCCGAGGTGTGAACCCTCATCACAACCTGGCCTCCAACTGCGACCCGTACAGGGAGAATCTACCCGCAGCGGAGTTCCAACCTCCTCGGGCCAGCGAGTTAAAGCTCCCTTCCGCCAAACCCCGTGTggccaaagagaagaaaacgcTGCGAGACGTCGTCCCGCCTCTCTGCGCGTCCAGATTGAAGCCTATCCGACAGAAAACCAAAAACGCTGTG GTGAGCGTCCTGGACACAGGGGAAGTGTGTATGGAGTTGTTGAAATGTCACGGCGGTCAAGAGCGGGTCAAAGAGGTCCTTCGGATTTCCTGTGATGGTTCGATG GTGACAATATACCAGCCCAATGGTGGGAAGGGATTTCCTGTCTTGGactgtcctcctgctcctccagaagATATTCTGATTTGTAGCTACGAGGACCTTCCAG AAAAATACTGGAAGAAGTACCAATACGCCTCCAAGTTTGTGCAGCTCGTGAAATCCAAAACGCCAAAAGTGACCCTTTACACCAAATATGCGAAGGTCATGCTGATGGAGAACTCTCCCAATGCAGACCTGGAAGCCTGCTTTTATGACG GCGCAAAGACCCACAAGACGTCAGAGCTGGTGCGAGTGGTGGAAAAGAGCGGGAAGTCGTACACCGTGAAGGGCGAGGCGGGGCTGAGCGGCCTGAGCCCGGAGAGCCGACTGCACGTGCAGCTGTCCGATGAGGGCCACAGCATGTGTTTGTCCCTGGAGGCCGCCATCACCGCCGAGGAGCAGCGCAGCACCAACAAGGTCCCCTTCTTCCCCATAACTATTGGCAG GAGACCTGCCAACCCAGACACTCCGGGCTCGTCGTCCCTGCCCTCCCACCCGGTGCCTCCCGATACAACTTCACCTCCTAAACCTCCTCAAATCACTCCTTCG ATGATCTCCTACGATGGTTCAGATTTCACCACGGCCAGTCTGAGTAAGAAATGCTCCCcgctgcaacaggaagtggcaCAAAAAACCCCAGGGAAAGTGGTGAAGTCCATATTCGTGCCCAATGTCGGATGGGCGTCCCAG CTGACGAGTGGAGAGGTGTGGGTGCAATTCAACGACGGCTCTCAGCTGGTGGTTCAGGCCGGAGTTTCCTGCATCACCTACACGTCTCCCGAGGGGAGGATCACCAG GTACAAGGAGAACGAGAAGTTGCCCGAGCACGTCAAGGAGAAGCTGCACTGTCTCTCCACCATCCTGGGACTGCTGGCAAACCCGACAGCCTATCATCTACAACCTCACTAA